Proteins encoded together in one Impatiens glandulifera chromosome 1, dImpGla2.1, whole genome shotgun sequence window:
- the LOC124922057 gene encoding probable glycosyltransferase At5g11130 — protein sequence MAAPMFLTKPTSSLTLIPSNRSFFLLLPSILAFMGTIFIFYYTYSTTYLITDQEQYAHFHSQFTKLPPPNSSSSSSSSSSSSPPTTILKALTFPTKKSSVLQILDDSPPMNIIITTTKLDQQSFSTPPVPDIHGAATGGGDHVPEEPINDRRTGYISKRNDRDNSNSNVTDIYHDRDIFMENYNEMNKSMKIYIYPHKRNDPFANVLLPEASEPGGNYASEAYFKKALTKSHFVTRDPSKADLFFLPFSITNMRNDKRIGVGGIPNFVRDYIYNVSHKYPYWNRSGGADHFYVACHSIGKIAMDKANEVKINAIQIVCSSNYFVNGYVAHKDVPLPQIWPRQVDPPNIELSKRKRLAFFAGAANSPVRKQLVSAWKDDWEIFAHAGRLKTPYATEFLKSKYCFHVKGFEVNTARIGDALYYGCVPVILADYYDLPFNDVLNWRGFSVVVATTDIPLLKKILKGIRLEEYEVLQRNVMEVRKHFQWHSMPVEFDAFYITMYELWLRRGSIRVSTL from the exons ATGGCTGCTCCAATGTTCTTAACAAAACCAACATCATCGTTGACTCTAATTCCTTCCAATCGATCATTCTTCCTTTTATTACCTTCAATCTTAGCTTTCATGGGTacaatcttcatcttctacTACACATATTCAACAACTTATCTAATCACAGATCAAGAACAATACGCTCACTTTCATTCTCAATTCACCAAACTTCCACCACCtaattcttcatcatcatcatcatcatcatcatcatcatcgccgCCGACGACCATCCTCAAAGCTCTTACATTTCCGACCAAGAAGAGTTCTGTTCTCCAAATCCTTGATGACTCGCCGCCGatgaacatcatcatcactactACCAAGCTTGATCAACAATCATTCTCTACACCTCCGGTACCGGATATTCATGGAGCCGCCACCGGCGGTGGTGATCATGTACCTGAAGAACCCATTAACGACCGGCGAACCG GTTACATCTCAAAAAGGAATGATCGTGATAATAGTAACAGTAATGTGACCGATATATATCATGATAGAGATATTTTCATGGAGAATTACAACGAAATGAACAAAAGTATGAAGATATACATATACCCACATAAGCGAAACGACCCTTTTGCTAATGTGTTACTTCCGGAAGCTTCCGAACCTGGAGGTAACTATGCAAGTGAAGCTTACTTCAAGAAGGCACTCACAAAGAGCCATTTTGTAACTCGAGATCCTTCAAAGGCAGATCTCTTTTTCCTCCCTTTCTCGATAACGAACATGCGAAATGACAAAAGAATCGGGGTTGGAGGCATACCGAATTTTGTGAGAGACTATATTTATAACGTGAGTCACAAGTATCCTTATTGGAATCGATCGGGAGGCGCAGATCATTTCTATGTGGCTTGTCACTCTATAGGGAAGATAGCCATGGATAAAGCCAATGAAGTGAAGATAAATGCTATACAAATTGTTTGTAGCTCAAATTATTTTGTCAATGGATATGTTGCTCATAAGGATGTTCCACTGCCACAAATTTGGCCAAGACAAGTGGACCCTCCAAATATTGAACTATCAAAAAG GAAAAGACTGGCCTTTTTCGCGGGTGCAGCTAATTCTCCCGTTCGAAAACAACTTGTGTCTGCATGGAAAGATGATTGGGAAATCTTCGCCCATGCAGGAAGACTAAAAACCCCTTATGCCACGGAATTTCTAAAGAGTAAGTATTGCTTTCACGTGAAAGGGTTTGAGGTGAACACGGCTAGGATAGGGGACGCACTTTACTATGGGTGTGTCCCGGTAATCCTGGCCGACTATTATGACCTCCCCTTTAACGACGTTCTGAATTGGCGTGGATTCTCGGTTGTGGTGGCAACAACCGATATCCCTTTATTGAAGAAGATTTTGAAGGGAATAAGGCTCGAGGAGTACGAGGTTTTGCAAAGGAATGTAATGGAAGTGAGGAAGCATTTTCAATGGCATTCTATGCCGGTTGAGTTTGATGCATTTTACATCACTATGTATGAGCTTTGGCTTAGGAGAGGTTCTATTAGGGTTTCAACACTCTAA
- the LOC124919201 gene encoding syntaxin-132-like, which produces MNDLLGDSYEVPRHEARGGDIEMAMDRTSHSGDIGLENFFKQVQEVEKQYEKLNKLLQKLQSAHEESKAVTKAASMKAIKQKMQKDIDEVGKIARFIKSKIEDLDKDNFANRQKPGCGKGTGVDRSRTATTVSLKRKFKDKMAEFQTLRENIHQEYREVVERRVYTVTGTRADEETVDRLIETGDSEQIFQKAIQEQGRGQIMDTLAEMQERHDAVREVERKLLELQQIFLDMVVLVDAQGDLLDNIETQVSNAVDHVQSGNTMLQKAKKLQKSSRKCMCYAIILLLVIIAVVVVGVLKPWQKKGA; this is translated from the exons ATGAACGATCTTCTAGGG GACTCATATGAGGTCCCTCGCCATGAGGCTAGAGGGGGTGATATTGAAATGGCGATGGACCGCACTTCCCACTCTGGAGATATAGGCTTGGAGAATTTCTTCAAGCAG GTGCAAGAGGTTGAGAAGCAATATGAAAAGCTCAATAAGCTTCTCCAAAAACTCCAG AGTGCCCATGAGGAGTCAAAAGCTGTGACAAAAGCTGCTTCAATGAAAG CAATTAAGCAGAAAATGCAAAAAGATATTGATGAGGTGGGAAAGATTGCCCGCTTTATTAAGTCAAAGATTGAGGACTTGGACAAAGAT AATTTTGCCAATAGACAGAAACCTGGATGTGGAAAAGGAACGGGTGTAGACAGATCAAGGACAGCAACTACAGT TTCACTGAAAAGGAAGTTCAAGGACAAAATGGCTGAATTTCAG ACACTGAGAGAAAACATCCATCAAGAATATCGGGAGGTTGTCGAGAGACGCGTATATACAG TTACTGGCACTAGAGCTGATGAAGAG ACAGTTGACAGATTGATTGAGACAGGGGACAGTGAGCAGATTTTCCAGAAAGCAATTCAGGAACAAGGGAGAGGCCAG ATAATGGATACCCTGGCAGAAATGCAAGAACGCCATGATGCAGTTAGAGAAGTTGAGAGGAAACTGCTTGAGCTTCAACAG ATTTTTTTAGATATGGTGGTCTTGGTGGATGCACAAGGAGACTTGCTCGACAACATAGAAACACAG GTGTCGAATGCGGTTGATCATGTCCAATCGGGAAACACGATGCTCCAAAAGGCGAAGAAGTTGCAAAAGTCCTCTCGTAAATGTATGTGCTATGCCATTATCTTACTTCTAGTCATTATTGCTGTTGTTGTTGTCGGAGTGTTGAAGCCATGGCAAAAGAAAGGAGCTTAG